One Bradyrhizobium sp. CCGB12 genomic window carries:
- a CDS encoding glyoxalase/bleomycin resistance/extradiol dioxygenase family protein has product MVDGLPSEVEVITLFVDDIASSKAFYARVFASETIWEDAVSSVLRFGGLLINLLDVSQAPTLVEPLRVGPSSAGARVLLTIRVVDVDQVCTALRGIGVDLLNGPIDRPWGRRTASFADPSGHVWEIAQVIDRT; this is encoded by the coding sequence ATGGTCGATGGTCTGCCAAGCGAAGTTGAAGTCATCACATTGTTCGTCGATGACATTGCGTCGTCAAAAGCCTTCTACGCCAGGGTTTTCGCATCCGAGACGATCTGGGAGGATGCGGTCTCATCCGTGCTCAGATTCGGCGGGCTCCTGATCAATCTTCTCGACGTGTCTCAGGCGCCGACGCTCGTCGAGCCGCTGCGTGTCGGGCCGTCATCCGCAGGGGCGCGCGTCCTGTTGACAATTAGAGTTGTCGACGTCGATCAGGTTTGCACGGCTCTCCGCGGGATCGGTGTCGATTTGCTCAATGGGCCGATCGACCGTCCTTGGGGAAGGCGCACCGCGTCTTTCGCGGACCCTTCAGGTCATGTCTGGGAGATTGCGCAGGTGATTGACCGGACCTAG